In the Streptobacillus moniliformis DSM 12112 genome, one interval contains:
- a CDS encoding S6 family peptidase: MVDIYLKQVWDIIGRIIMEYKFKLLLILLFTNRIIFSNLGRHDIDWENYEDFAMNNGKYSIGQQNVIVYKKNGSMSGKIEQPIPNFDGVVDKGNFALWGDSQILSGVTHIKTPDNFTFSKRHLRNDVELYDGYKASSSDEKYRKFSEKIQTNYRLDIGKDYSLIRTDKIAFDAYVTEGITQDDWEKIKAEDIVARVGAGYNRVAIGNNLEEYVAPLWQFAGGLNKISAKWKESKDEIDQIIYISIERYAKTALDSGTKPGDSGSPLFWWDKEKRKWLIASSNSGGNGKGYGKSSHLLSNPKFYEKWIKSLTDEEITNESNVEFVYGKLKVGDKERSFVEQGSKGKKNYIGSRVNKYEDNIDTKIISVKNQVFNKKGLNIDVSGNTDTGSARLEFKKDTILKGSGSLQTAGFVVHKGATLTYSLKFGENNIIRKIGEGKLIINSQGPNYGELNLGGGETELKNSAGVAASVIRLAQGAKLTINRADQISDSNVVFGHRGGTLNLNGNNLSFSDIYHMDKDAKIVNGINDNRKNKDKNTNDVKEATFTFRPRSGKRVFLGSFKGKLNLVYNPENANSSWSIRSEYTSVEGKFDIEKGHVIIEGDNVVHGYNKLVYEDEYKETKFKSESINIKSSSTLSINRAVKIETKIHVNDSSVLEVNALGTVKNILTPYTNAKTEKDINQILIKGMINFNSSSSTNFKANIQNNNEAKIDAELKGEINAIKKGNGVLYLSKETNSSLKGKINVEEGKLKISKKETLGSSEALLKNSSILEVENNETELKGIFDKIDKSSKGVLSLNKNISSIDDKYKEYSNLYLGSSKNITIGSEDKPINSNIKTLNLGGDNGTVTLKGISDTLNKLNIGDGVNKGTVIVDNKNKKEINTEIEVKKNANAEFTDGSHLKSVTNSGVIKLVDKDLKINKYTSNEGVFDIQLNEMNKKLLEIEKTNKNINVLLKIKDEMLNKIVNNDDERLNIAKISDKNHINILNLKEYDSVHELDIEKDNDNIVKLYSMIKGEVLGSIYMFNEIDLINNISSELKYRNVIEANYLNYNKIDKNNYKMKNTEYSNKIYSNGIEINFETSNNVKSVKISGGFSFNILSNNLTTYIKNKSNNKGIIVNDFLSIATVPKIGMKYRYFDINLGFGTNIVLSNYNTKKDNLIYLNNSLNLGLNPEFKINKDISIKYLNRVGYRINALLNKTISKSLTSKYDISHNNPFNIYYESGIKLEHKYINFFTKANLEYNFSRYEISNKGKSIENSFKDDWRVSVKTGFEFKPTDNIFINLDFDANIYQKSYGRYIFKLGTGYNW, from the coding sequence ATGGTAGATATATATTTAAAACAGGTATGGGATATAATTGGTAGGATAATTATGGAATATAAGTTTAAGCTATTATTAATACTTTTATTTACTAATAGAATTATCTTTTCAAATCTAGGTAGACACGATATAGATTGGGAAAATTATGAAGATTTTGCAATGAATAATGGTAAGTATTCTATAGGACAACAAAATGTTATTGTGTATAAAAAGAATGGATCAATGTCAGGAAAAATAGAACAACCTATACCTAATTTTGATGGAGTAGTTGATAAAGGTAATTTCGCTTTATGGGGTGATTCACAGATATTATCAGGAGTTACACATATTAAAACACCAGATAACTTTACTTTTTCTAAAAGGCATTTAAGAAATGATGTAGAACTTTATGATGGATATAAAGCTTCAAGTTCTGATGAAAAATACAGAAAGTTTTCTGAGAAAATTCAAACAAACTATAGATTAGATATAGGTAAAGATTATTCATTGATTAGAACTGATAAAATAGCTTTTGATGCCTATGTTACAGAGGGTATAACACAAGATGATTGGGAGAAAATTAAGGCTGAAGATATAGTTGCAAGGGTTGGTGCAGGATATAACCGTGTAGCGATTGGTAATAATTTGGAAGAGTATGTAGCACCACTTTGGCAATTTGCTGGAGGACTTAATAAGATTAGTGCTAAATGGAAAGAAAGTAAAGATGAAATTGATCAGATAATATATATTAGTATAGAAAGATATGCTAAAACTGCTCTTGATTCAGGGACTAAACCTGGTGATAGTGGTTCACCACTTTTTTGGTGGGACAAGGAAAAAAGGAAGTGGTTAATTGCTTCAAGTAATAGTGGTGGAAATGGTAAAGGATATGGAAAAAGTTCACATCTTTTAAGTAATCCAAAATTTTATGAAAAATGGATAAAATCATTAACAGATGAGGAAATTACAAATGAATCAAATGTTGAATTTGTTTATGGTAAATTAAAAGTTGGAGATAAAGAAAGAAGTTTTGTTGAACAGGGAAGTAAAGGAAAGAAAAACTATATAGGTAGTAGAGTAAATAAGTATGAAGATAATATAGATACTAAAATTATTAGTGTTAAAAATCAAGTATTTAATAAGAAAGGATTGAATATTGATGTAAGTGGTAATACAGATACAGGTTCAGCAAGACTAGAATTTAAAAAGGATACAATTTTAAAAGGCAGTGGGAGTTTACAAACTGCCGGTTTTGTTGTACATAAAGGTGCTACTTTAACATATAGTTTAAAATTTGGAGAAAATAACATAATTAGAAAAATAGGAGAAGGTAAGCTAATTATTAATTCTCAAGGACCAAATTATGGAGAACTTAATTTAGGTGGAGGAGAAACAGAACTTAAAAATAGCGCTGGTGTTGCTGCCTCAGTAATTAGACTTGCCCAAGGAGCAAAACTAACTATAAATAGAGCAGATCAAATTAGTGATAGTAATGTAGTATTTGGACATAGAGGAGGAACTTTAAATTTAAATGGAAATAATTTATCATTTTCTGATATTTATCATATGGATAAGGATGCTAAGATAGTAAATGGAATTAATGATAATAGAAAAAATAAAGATAAGAATACAAATGATGTAAAAGAAGCAACATTTACATTTAGACCTAGGAGTGGTAAAAGAGTATTTTTAGGTAGTTTTAAGGGTAAGTTAAATTTAGTGTATAATCCTGAAAATGCTAATAGTTCATGGTCTATAAGAAGTGAATATACAAGTGTTGAAGGTAAATTTGATATAGAAAAAGGTCATGTAATTATTGAGGGAGATAATGTAGTACATGGATATAACAAATTGGTTTATGAAGATGAATACAAGGAGACTAAATTTAAATCTGAAAGTATTAATATTAAATCATCTTCAACATTATCTATTAACAGAGCAGTAAAAATAGAAACTAAGATTCATGTTAATGATAGTTCAGTTTTAGAAGTTAATGCTTTAGGAACTGTTAAAAATATATTAACTCCATATACTAATGCAAAAACAGAAAAGGATATTAATCAGATATTAATTAAGGGTATGATTAATTTTAATTCGAGTTCTTCAACTAATTTTAAAGCAAATATTCAAAATAATAATGAAGCTAAAATAGATGCAGAACTTAAAGGAGAGATTAACGCTATAAAAAAAGGTAATGGAGTACTTTATTTAAGTAAAGAAACTAATTCGAGTTTAAAAGGTAAAATTAATGTTGAAGAAGGTAAATTAAAGATTAGTAAAAAAGAAACCTTAGGTTCTTCTGAGGCTTTACTTAAAAATAGCTCTATACTTGAGGTAGAAAATAATGAAACTGAGTTAAAAGGTATATTTGATAAAATAGATAAAAGTTCAAAAGGAGTTTTAAGTTTAAATAAAAATATTTCAAGTATAGATGATAAGTATAAGGAATATAGTAATTTGTATTTGGGGAGTAGTAAAAATATTACTATAGGAAGTGAAGATAAGCCTATAAATTCAAATATTAAAACTTTAAATTTAGGTGGAGATAATGGAACTGTAACCTTAAAAGGAATCTCAGATACTTTGAATAAGTTAAACATAGGAGATGGGGTAAATAAAGGAACTGTAATAGTAGATAATAAGAATAAAAAAGAAATAAATACAGAAATCGAAGTTAAAAAGAATGCAAATGCAGAATTTACAGATGGTAGCCATTTAAAATCAGTTACAAATTCGGGAGTTATTAAACTTGTTGATAAAGATTTAAAAATAAATAAATATACATCAAATGAAGGTGTTTTTGATATTCAATTAAATGAAATGAATAAAAAATTACTTGAAATTGAAAAAACTAATAAAAATATAAATGTTCTACTTAAGATTAAAGATGAAATGTTAAATAAAATAGTTAATAATGATGATGAAAGATTAAATATTGCTAAAATATCAGATAAAAATCATATTAATATTTTAAATTTAAAAGAATATGATAGTGTTCATGAACTTGATATAGAAAAAGATAATGATAATATTGTTAAACTTTATTCTATGATTAAAGGAGAAGTTTTAGGTAGTATATATATGTTTAATGAAATAGATTTAATTAACAATATTAGTAGTGAATTAAAGTATAGAAATGTTATTGAAGCTAATTACTTAAATTACAATAAAATAGATAAAAATAATTATAAAATGAAAAATACAGAATATAGTAATAAAATATATTCTAATGGAATAGAAATTAATTTTGAGACATCTAATAATGTTAAATCTGTCAAGATTTCAGGAGGATTTAGTTTTAATATCTTAAGTAATAATTTAACTACATATATCAAGAATAAAAGCAATAATAAAGGCATAATAGTAAATGATTTCTTATCAATAGCAACAGTACCTAAAATAGGTATGAAATATAGATATTTTGATATAAATTTAGGATTTGGAACAAACATAGTATTATCAAATTACAATACCAAAAAAGATAATTTGATATATTTAAATAATTCATTAAATTTAGGATTAAATCCTGAATTTAAAATTAATAAAGATATATCTATAAAATATTTAAATAGAGTTGGATATAGAATAAATGCTTTGCTAAATAAAACTATTTCTAAGAGTTTAACAAGTAAATATGATATATCTCATAATAATCCATTTAATATTTATTATGAATCAGGAATTAAATTAGAACATAAATATATAAATTTCTTTACTAAAGCTAATTTAGAGTATAACTTTTCTAGGTATGAGATATCTAATAAGGGTAAGAGTATAGAAAATAGCTTTAAAGATGATTGGAGAGTAAGTGTAAAAACGGGATTTGAGTTTAAACCAACAGATAATATATTCATAAACTTAGATTTTGATGCAAACATATATCAAAAATCATATGGAAGATATATATTTAAATTAGGGACAGGGTATAATTGGTAA
- a CDS encoding S6 family peptidase, with protein sequence MAASHSEGTTSGGYGKRLYLLSLPHVYDDLKKNLTDKEIKTETNVQFCDNKLKVDNEEREFRENETIDDVVKGTNKTKNQIFNKKDLEVKVNSKTNTHYARLEFKQDTTLSGDGELITAGFVVHKDATLTYKLHFGERNIVRKIGEGKLIIKSKFRNYGELNLGGGETVLENEEGVAASVIRLAQGAKLTINRIDQISDNNVVFGHRGGTLNLNGTNLEFKDIYHMDKDAKISNEKSDKKSTFTFKPKSGKRVFLGSFKGKLDLVYNPDDNNSEWSIRSEDTNIEGDFNIEKGHVKIEGDNVIHGSDDTNASKTKIYEDEYKEAKFKSITINVKKSSTLSVSRATEVESKINVEKGATLELNLLGKVVTDRPTPYEEAKKEEEINSTVIKGTVDFKNDSKDKDSGNNNFKAKIENNHEAVIEAELKGEVKGIKEGKGLLYLKNDNNKDLKGSIEVTEGKLKIKSSNTLGNAKALLKNGSVLEVDDNNYNLGSLLDKIDSKSEGTLNLNGDISKLDSRYKEFSKLYLSATKDVKINDISEDIQTLNLDANNNTVTLNGLNKKQKISSLNIGNGKNAGIVDINNSDCEINAEVNVRSKSILKFSNDAELKKIENSGEILLKDRSLKIEEYKSKNGKINIHLTEYKSKILEIEKTDKDVEASLKLEKKVIDKLFENKEKLDIAKIKERKFKVLNLEQYDSVYRIELEGSEDGTQSLTSTVKEEVINDLYIFNELDLINNINYELKYRRTIEANYINYNKIDKNYSKIENTEYKNSISTNGAELNFEKTDNFDKVIISGGFNFKVLGSKLNTEVKSKNAVNKNFVSVGFIPRLGLKYGIFDINLGLGLNFSIVNNNDKNDTLSYLNNSLNVGINPKFKISDDIDIKYLNRFGYRLNPILSKKISKDNTTGDYEISHKVPINLYYETGLRLEHKYVDFYTKGNVEYNFSSYKISNKGRSIENSFKDDWRVNINMGFEFKPTQNLYINLDFEANVYQKSYGRYIFKTGMGYNW encoded by the coding sequence ATGGCAGCAAGTCATAGTGAAGGTACTACAAGTGGTGGATATGGTAAGCGTCTATATCTTTTAAGTCTTCCTCATGTATATGATGATTTAAAGAAAAATCTTACAGATAAAGAAATAAAAACAGAAACAAATGTTCAATTTTGTGATAATAAATTAAAAGTTGATAATGAGGAAAGAGAATTTAGAGAAAATGAAACTATTGATGATGTTGTTAAAGGAACAAATAAGACAAAAAATCAAATATTTAACAAAAAGGATTTGGAAGTTAAAGTAAATAGTAAAACAAATACACATTATGCAAGATTAGAATTTAAACAAGACACTACCTTAAGTGGAGATGGAGAATTAATTACTGCCGGTTTTGTTGTACATAAAGATGCAACTTTAACATATAAATTGCATTTTGGAGAAAGAAATATAGTTAGAAAAATAGGGGAAGGTAAACTAATTATTAAATCTAAATTTAGAAATTATGGAGAATTAAACCTAGGTGGAGGAGAAACAGTACTTGAAAATGAGGAAGGTGTTGCAGCCTCAGTAATTAGATTAGCCCAAGGTGCTAAGCTAACTATAAATAGAATAGATCAGATAAGTGATAATAACGTAGTATTTGGTCATAGAGGTGGAACTTTAAACTTAAATGGAACTAATTTAGAATTTAAAGATATTTATCATATGGATAAGGATGCAAAAATATCAAATGAAAAAAGTGACAAAAAATCAACATTTACCTTTAAGCCCAAGAGTGGTAAAAGAGTATTTTTAGGGAGCTTTAAAGGAAAGTTAGATTTAGTGTATAATCCTGATGATAATAATAGTGAATGGTCAATAAGAAGTGAGGATACAAATATTGAAGGTGATTTTAACATTGAAAAGGGACATGTAAAAATTGAGGGAGATAATGTTATACATGGTTCTGATGATACAAATGCTTCAAAAACTAAAATTTATGAAGATGAATACAAAGAAGCTAAGTTTAAGTCGATTACTATCAATGTTAAAAAATCATCAACATTATCAGTAAGTAGAGCAACAGAAGTTGAATCAAAAATTAATGTTGAAAAAGGTGCTACCTTAGAACTAAACTTATTAGGAAAAGTTGTTACAGATAGACCTACTCCATATGAAGAAGCTAAGAAAGAAGAAGAAATTAATAGTACTGTGATTAAAGGAACAGTTGATTTTAAAAATGATTCAAAAGATAAAGATAGTGGAAATAATAATTTTAAGGCAAAGATAGAAAATAATCATGAGGCTGTTATAGAAGCAGAACTTAAAGGAGAAGTTAAGGGAATAAAAGAAGGCAAAGGATTACTTTACTTAAAGAATGACAATAATAAAGATTTAAAGGGGAGCATTGAAGTTACAGAGGGTAAATTAAAGATTAAGAGCTCAAATACTTTAGGTAATGCTAAGGCATTATTGAAAAATGGTTCTGTACTTGAAGTAGATGATAATAATTATAATTTAGGTTCTTTACTTGATAAAATAGATAGTAAATCAGAGGGTACTTTAAATTTAAATGGAGATATTTCAAAACTTGATAGTAGATATAAAGAATTTTCAAAACTATATCTAAGTGCTACTAAAGATGTTAAGATAAATGATATATCTGAAGATATTCAAACCTTAAATTTAGATGCTAATAATAATACTGTAACCTTAAATGGTCTTAATAAAAAGCAAAAAATATCTAGTTTAAATATAGGTAATGGAAAAAATGCTGGAATTGTTGATATAAATAATTCAGATTGTGAAATAAATGCTGAAGTTAATGTTAGATCAAAATCGATTTTAAAATTTTCAAATGATGCAGAGCTAAAAAAGATAGAAAACTCTGGTGAGATCTTATTAAAAGATAGAAGTTTAAAGATAGAAGAGTATAAATCAAAAAATGGTAAGATTAATATTCATTTAACTGAATATAAAAGTAAGATTCTTGAAATAGAAAAGACAGATAAGGATGTTGAAGCATCGCTTAAACTTGAAAAGAAAGTAATAGATAAATTATTTGAGAATAAAGAAAAATTAGATATAGCTAAGATTAAAGAACGTAAATTTAAAGTTTTAAATCTTGAACAATATGATAGTGTTTATAGAATTGAATTAGAAGGAAGTGAAGATGGAACTCAATCTTTAACTTCTACAGTTAAAGAAGAAGTAATAAATGATTTATACATATTTAATGAATTAGATTTAATTAATAATATTAATTATGAACTAAAATATAGAAGAACTATTGAAGCTAACTATATTAACTATAATAAAATAGATAAAAATTATTCTAAAATAGAAAATACAGAGTATAAGAATAGTATTTCTACTAATGGAGCAGAACTTAATTTTGAAAAAACTGATAACTTTGATAAGGTTATAATTTCAGGTGGATTTAATTTTAAAGTATTAGGAAGTAAATTAAATACTGAGGTTAAATCTAAAAATGCAGTTAATAAGAACTTTGTATCCGTTGGATTTATACCTAGATTAGGATTAAAATATGGAATTTTTGATATTAATTTAGGACTTGGGTTAAATTTCTCAATAGTTAATAATAATGATAAGAATGATACATTATCTTATTTAAATAATTCCTTAAATGTAGGAATAAATCCTAAGTTTAAGATAAGTGATGATATTGATATTAAATATTTAAATAGATTTGGATATAGATTAAATCCTATCTTAAGTAAAAAAATTTCTAAAGACAATACAACAGGAGATTATGAAATATCACATAAAGTCCCAATTAATTTATATTATGAGACAGGACTTAGATTAGAACATAAATATGTAGATTTCTATACAAAAGGTAATGTAGAGTATAACTTTTCTAGTTATAAGATATCTAATAAAGGAAGAAGTATAGAAAATAGTTTTAAAGATGATTGGAGAGTTAATATAAATATGGGATTTGAATTTAAACCAACACAAAACTTATATATTAATTTAGATTTTGAAGCAAACGTATATCAAAAATCATATGGTAGATATATATTTAAAACAGGTATGGGATATAATTGGTAG
- a CDS encoding S6 family peptidase yields MINKVIFPNLARHDINWEDYEDFSMNRGKYAIGRMNVIVYKKDGSLSGKIDKPIPNFDSVVDTGNFALWGDPQILSGVYHVTPPEKFTFSKRHFRNDVELFEGYKELSLDKKYEKFSEDIKSNYRQKIEKDYTLLRTDRIAFDAHVIDGVTEDQWNKLNMEI; encoded by the coding sequence ATGATTAACAAAGTTATTTTTCCTAATCTAGCTAGACATGATATTAATTGGGAAGATTATGAAGATTTTTCAATGAATAGAGGTAAATATGCTATTGGTAGAATGAATGTAATAGTCTATAAAAAAGATGGTTCTCTTTCTGGAAAAATAGATAAACCTATTCCTAATTTTGATAGTGTAGTCGATACAGGAAATTTTGCGTTGTGGGGAGATCCTCAAATTTTATCAGGAGTGTATCATGTTACTCCACCAGAGAAATTTACTTTTTCAAAAAGACATTTTAGAAATGATGTGGAACTTTTTGAAGGATATAAAGAATTGTCATTAGATAAAAAATATGAAAAATTTTCTGAAGATATTAAATCAAATTATAGACAAAAAATTGAGAAAGATTATACTTTATTAAGAACTGATAGAATAGCTTTTGATGCTCATGTGATAGATGGAGTAACAGAGGATCAATGGAATAAATTAAATATGGAGATTTAG